One Thermodesulfobacteriota bacterium DNA window includes the following coding sequences:
- a CDS encoding YgiT-type zinc finger protein: MKCVFCGGKVEKRMVTFSYEEDDKYLFVENVPALVCIKCGEKTYSPEVTDKLLRFARDEFKPVKTIEVPVFDFAERT; this comes from the coding sequence ATGAAATGTGTGTTTTGTGGAGGTAAGGTAGAGAAGAGAATGGTGACGTTCAGTTATGAAGAGGATGATAAATACCTCTTTGTAGAGAATGTCCCTGCTCTGGTTTGTATTAAATGCGGAGAAAAGACATATTCTCCTGAAGTTACTGATAAACTTCTCAGATTTGCAAGAGATGAGTTTAAGCCTGTGAAAACTATAGAAGTCCCTGTGTTTGATTTTGCTGAAAGAACTTAA
- a CDS encoding thermonuclease family protein, producing the protein MRKRTWIPTRLLFVIILFALVISGEALWTFSGGDPRGEWVLVTEAVDGDTISVGRGWRSTTVRLIGVDTPETVHPEKPVEFLGPGASEFTKKQLEGKKVYLEFEPSNYYDKYGRLLAYVVIQDGTLFNVELIKQGYARVIAPSPFHRYKEFRSYEQEARVKGLGLWAAKDICREIIGNRLSKIYRLPGDAGYGRIKEENRVYFDTEEGAIKAGYRRAKR; encoded by the coding sequence ATGAGAAAGAGGACCTGGATACCTACAAGGTTACTTTTTGTCATTATACTCTTCGCATTAGTCATAAGCGGAGAGGCTCTGTGGACTTTCAGCGGGGGAGATCCCAGAGGAGAGTGGGTCCTCGTAACGGAGGCAGTGGATGGCGATACTATCTCCGTAGGGCGTGGGTGGAGGTCTACCACGGTGCGTCTTATCGGTGTTGATACTCCTGAAACAGTTCACCCGGAAAAACCTGTCGAATTTTTAGGTCCAGGGGCCTCGGAGTTTACGAAGAAGCAACTGGAAGGGAAAAAGGTGTATCTCGAATTTGAGCCTTCTAATTATTATGATAAATACGGGCGTCTGCTTGCCTATGTGGTTATTCAGGACGGTACGCTTTTCAATGTTGAACTAATCAAACAAGGGTATGCTCGTGTTATTGCTCCTTCCCCGTTCCATCGGTATAAAGAGTTCCGTAGCTATGAACAAGAGGCACGGGTAAAGGGGTTGGGTCTTTGGGCTGCAAAGGATATTTGTAGAGAGATTATCGGTAACAGGTTGTCGAAGATATATCGTCTTCCTGGTGATGCTGGCTATGGCCGGATTAAGGAGGAAAACCGGGTCTACTTTGATACGGAGGAGGGGGCAATAAAGGCAGGGTATCGACGAGCGAAGAGGTAA
- a CDS encoding ATP-binding protein, with amino-acid sequence MEIAVDEMPRSRSEHTGKPDPLVGVVLVDKNGKELARAHRGSFGHGDHAEFTIFEKLTSDEDPVGGTLYVTLEPCAKRERPKKPCAQRIIEKGVKKVVIGIRDPNPEIFGRGVDLLHRHGVKVDYFDEDLAEEIRNLNKTFSDFMNKQKKESKMPPQKIEAPSLEELRSVPEADLKDLSYDAIRKFLKRQKLTYPVPSFKLWDYFLKTKFLVNRQNRKVPTLAGIVLFAKNPEVFLPEHRITAEHFTGTPEDGVSIERIGKDGRLDIKGPLLQMVEMAERFYKDKVGRVPQLRNFKRVERDYEYPIKVIREAIVNALVHRDYAVGAHVSFRIFRDRIIVKSPGHLLSPNTIERIRSFDVIPARRNQRLADAAFNLNLMEREGYGIPMMPDRLKEYGLRPPDFEYDGGYFSVIFYGREKSSPAFRIRPEISEQLTSRQIEIINLVWERKKVTSEEIRNKFKITRETANQDFTKLLGLGLLVRKGTGRATYYVLGRL; translated from the coding sequence ATGGAAATTGCTGTGGACGAGATGCCTCGTTCGAGATCGGAGCATACTGGCAAACCAGACCCACTCGTCGGTGTAGTGCTAGTGGACAAGAATGGAAAAGAACTGGCAAGGGCTCATCGAGGGAGCTTTGGCCATGGGGATCATGCTGAGTTTACGATTTTTGAAAAGCTAACATCAGACGAAGACCCTGTTGGCGGAACGTTATATGTGACACTGGAACCCTGCGCTAAACGGGAACGGCCCAAGAAACCTTGCGCTCAAAGGATCATTGAGAAGGGTGTCAAAAAAGTCGTAATCGGTATTCGCGACCCAAACCCAGAAATCTTTGGGCGTGGAGTTGATCTTCTTCATAGACACGGTGTCAAGGTCGACTATTTCGACGAAGATCTTGCCGAAGAAATCAGGAATCTCAACAAAACATTCTCAGACTTTATGAATAAGCAAAAAAAGGAATCTAAGATGCCTCCTCAGAAAATTGAAGCTCCATCACTTGAAGAACTGCGATCCGTTCCCGAAGCCGATCTCAAGGATCTGTCCTACGATGCAATACGCAAGTTTTTGAAGCGTCAGAAGCTGACTTACCCAGTTCCTTCGTTCAAACTTTGGGATTACTTTCTAAAGACAAAGTTCTTGGTCAACCGTCAAAACCGCAAAGTGCCGACGCTTGCTGGCATCGTTCTGTTTGCCAAGAATCCTGAGGTCTTCCTTCCCGAGCACAGGATTACTGCAGAACACTTCACTGGCACTCCAGAGGACGGCGTTTCAATTGAGAGAATTGGTAAAGATGGTAGATTGGACATTAAGGGTCCACTTCTGCAAATGGTCGAAATGGCTGAGCGATTCTATAAGGACAAAGTTGGCAGAGTACCGCAGCTTCGAAACTTTAAGAGAGTTGAACGTGATTATGAATATCCCATAAAAGTAATCAGAGAAGCGATCGTCAATGCGCTTGTTCATCGAGACTATGCTGTTGGAGCCCACGTTTCCTTTCGCATTTTCAGAGATAGGATTATAGTTAAAAGCCCGGGGCATCTTCTCTCTCCAAATACGATTGAGCGCATTCGGTCTTTTGATGTTATACCTGCTAGACGAAATCAACGACTTGCTGACGCAGCTTTCAACTTGAACCTAATGGAACGAGAAGGCTATGGTATTCCAATGATGCCTGATCGACTAAAAGAATATGGGCTTCGCCCGCCCGATTTTGAATATGACGGTGGGTATTTCAGCGTAATCTTCTACGGTCGGGAAAAGTCCTCACCTGCTTTCAGGATTCGACCAGAAATCAGTGAACAACTGACCTCCAGACAGATTGAGATCATTAACCTCGTCTGGGAACGAAAGAAAGTTACCAGCGAAGAAATTAGAAACAAATTCAAAATAACCAGGGAAACTGCCAATCAGGATTTCACAAAGCTCTTGGGCTTGGGGTTGCTTGTTAGAAAAGGGACAGGTAGGGCAACATACTATGTCCTCGGTCGGTTATGA
- a CDS encoding flavin reductase family protein — protein MSKEDGSSVAGAFWTLAPVVAITSSWQGKVNAQIAVTVITASIVHTLPRLIVGIWKGNYTHEFIINSKSLAVHLLRKDQIGLVRNFGFYTGRDRKKLEDVTFSFGMSGSPILGDAHSFADCKVINAMDAGDMTTFLVNVIDGGIVSGGEWMTLSYFYSAAPPEWIAEYGEKLSRSVAFSLDRIHKITYKPWSP, from the coding sequence ATGAGTAAAGAAGACGGAAGCTCGGTAGCAGGGGCCTTTTGGACTTTAGCGCCAGTTGTCGCAATTACAAGCTCCTGGCAAGGCAAAGTGAATGCGCAGATTGCAGTTACAGTGATCACGGCATCTATCGTTCACACCTTACCCAGGTTAATAGTAGGCATCTGGAAGGGGAATTATACACACGAATTCATAATAAACAGTAAATCCCTCGCGGTTCATTTATTAAGAAAAGATCAGATCGGTTTGGTAAGAAACTTCGGATTTTACACCGGTAGAGATAGAAAAAAGCTGGAAGACGTAACATTTAGCTTCGGAATGTCGGGAAGCCCCATTCTTGGGGATGCTCACTCCTTCGCCGACTGCAAGGTGATAAATGCAATGGACGCTGGTGATATGACAACCTTCTTAGTTAATGTTATTGATGGTGGAATAGTTAGTGGTGGTGAATGGATGACCCTTAGTTATTTTTATAGCGCTGCTCCTCCAGAATGGATAGCGGAATACGGTGAGAAGCTATCTAGATCTGTAGCATTCTCTCTAGATAGAATTCATAAAATCACCTACAAACCATGGAGCCCTTGA